A single Asterias rubens chromosome 13, eAstRub1.3, whole genome shotgun sequence DNA region contains:
- the LOC117298491 gene encoding renin receptor-like, translating into MTKMAAVQTKNLLVALWACFCTFVYCKDALYVTHSPSYVEFQKDAGPIDVAELQDVITLALGFENTKDLNWGGLSVGDLFHRPKANILITIETTDKEINLDLGSKTIPFPLQGGGEVNLQSLRNNIASMYGEDKPLMLEVSPDVKGVQVSSGFQDVFKTIPDTVTGMLPLLQGDHSILQDNNLGSLNLSNHADVSLLSELQILREIVIKLKENPAGVSDNIPDVFSLSLSGLRVIQSKYGNTSPQANDALALLSSFLTQFSADIIKLYNGDVLIEVMTSHQDPLVSRHGRSLLQNAKATTAPPATPQIANRAPSYSEDYPVIFNIILWMVIILALAIYVVAYGLGTLDPGDTIIYRMTSQRMKID; encoded by the exons atgaccaagatggctgcCGTGCAAACGAAGAATCTACTCGTCGCGTTGTGGGCTTGTTTTTGTACTTTTG TGTACTGCAAGGATGCTCTGTACGTCACACACTCACCTAGCTATGTAGAATTCCAGAAAGATGCTGGGCCTATCGATGTTGCTGAACTACAAGATGTCATTACCCTTGCTCTTGGATTTGAAAACACAAAA GATCTGAACTGGGGCGGCCTCTCAGTCGGTGATTTATTTCATCGACCAAAAGCAAATATCTTAATCACCATAGAAACCACCGATAAAGAGATAAACCTCGACCTGGGGAGCAAGACGATCCCGTTTCCTCTCCAAGGA GGAGGAGAAGTTAACCTACAGTCGCTTCGAAACAATATCGCTTCCATGTACGGTGAAGACAAACCACTAATGCTTGAGGTATCACCAGATGTGAAG GGAGTACAAGTTTCTTCTGGTTTTCAAGACGTCTTCAAGACTATTCCAGACACCGTGACAGGGATGTTACCATTACTTCAAGGAGATCACTCTATACTTCAAGACAATAATCTCGGCTCATTGAACCTTAGTAATCATGCAGACGTTTCCCTTTTGAGCGAGTTACAAATCTTAAGAGAGATTGTCATCAAG CTGAAAGAAAACCCAGCGGGTGTATCTGATAATATACCGGACGTCTTCAGTTTGAGTCTATCGGGTCTTAGAGTCATACAAAGCAAGTATGGAAATACGTCACCACAAGCTAATGATGCCCTCGCACTTCTGTCATCATTCCTTACTCAG TTTTCTGCTGATATAATAAAGCTTTATAATGGTGATGTacttattgaagtgatgacgtCACACCAAGATCCGCTTGTTAGCCGCCATGGTAGATCACTTTTGCAG AACGCAAAAGCAACCACAGCACCTCCCGCCACACCGCAGATAGCTAACAGAGCCCCATCTTACAGTGAAGACTACCCTGTCATCTTCAATATCATCTTATGGATGGTGATCATCTTGGCCTTAGCTATTTATGTTGTAGCTTATGGATTAGGAACTCTAGATCCTGGAGATACTATCATTTACAGGATGACAAGTCAAAGGATGAAGATCGATTAG